The Nostoc sp. PCC 7524 nucleotide sequence AGATCGCTTCTGGTAAGTTAGTTTCACAATGCAACATTACCGTCAGAAAACAGTGATTGTGTCACTTGCTCTAAAACTTTTAATCCTTGTAAAGAACCGCGAATTAGGCGAGTAGCAGCAATAGGTTGAAGCATGAATCTGAGTGCTAAAGATAAAGGTTGGAGTGAACCATCGGGATTGATGGCTGCGGAGATGTCGGGGATATCATGGTGACAATCATCGCTGACTACCCGCAACATGGCTACTTCTACCCCAATTTGATTAAAAAATTCTAGGGCAGCAAAGCCCTCCATATCAACCACATCAACCCCCATCGTTTCACCAAGATAGCGTTTTTCGGTGGCAGAACAAATTACGCGATCGCTTGTCAATGATCTGACACAATAGAGCGGGGCGTTTAGCCAGTGATGTGTTACCGAACTTCTGAGCGGAGGCTTCCTCCGCTCAGAGTTCTCGCTGAGTGCTGAGTGGATCTTTGCGGTGAGTGGATGATTGCATTCTTGTACTTGTTGCTGATAGAGACACTCTTGATACAGCACAATATCCCCAACTTTGTACTGTTGGTTTAAACTACCGCATAAACCCATGACTAAAATCTTGGGTGAAATATGCTGACGAAAGTCCTCTGCCTTTGACCATTGTTGCAAATATTCTTTGACAGGCTGAATACCTATGGGTATCGGCTGCACAATTGGCTGTTTAGCGTTGACTCGCTTTAAGCCACGACACACAGCCATATACTCAGAACCTTGTGGTACTAGAATTTTATCCACCAGTGCCAGATTAGACATTAACATTTATTCCCAATCCCCAATCCCCATTTCCCCATCCCCATTTGTAGTAGCATGACAAATAATTATGTCTTCCGCGTGATGATTTTCCAAGATGGCAAAGCTTAGTGGCTCAAAATCTGCACGAGAGCGTTTTAATATTTCTCGATTAGCCATTGAGTTTTCATGGCTAACGGTGAGTTTCTGGATAGCGGTGGCTGTAGCTGGGTTTCTGGCTTTCAGTTCACTCAAGTATGCTTTGTTTCCAGATATTACCTTTCCGGTAGTAGTAGTAAATGCTACTGCACCCCTGCCAAATGCTGTTGATACTGAAGCGAAGCTAGCCATCCCGATAGAAGAACGCCTGCGTTCTCTAGAAGGATTGGAGGATATTCGCTCATCTAGTTATCCTGGACAAGCGGCTGTGAGTTTGTCGTTTGCTGTGGGTACGAATCTAGAAACATCAACTGGCAATGTTGAAACTGCACTCAAGCAGCTGACTTTACCCCAGGGAGCAAATTATAAAATTATTCCCTTGAACTTAAATGAATCAGCAGCCGTGAGTTATGCCATTGAAAGTTCTACCAAGAATCTCAATGATTTAACGAAACTGGCAAACGACAAGATTATACCAGCGATCGCTAAATTACCAGGAGTTCTGAAAGTCTCACTATTAGGCGCTCCTAGTCCATCGTCTCCCATCAACCCCACAAGTACCACGACGGCTTTGCCTCAAGGGGGAGCGACTTTAGTCAGATTTAATGGTCAAAACGCATTAGCATTTCAAGTCATCAAGCGTGGTGATGCTAATACCTTGGAAGTAGTCAGTCGAGTTGAAAAGGAAGTCCAAACACTCCGCAATAACCTGAAAGATATTAAACTCACCCTAGCGGCTACCCAAGCTGAATATATCCGTGATGCTACCCAGTCAACCATAGATGCGTTGATAGAAGCTATAGTATTGGCAATTGTGGTGATTTTTCCGTTTTTATGGAATTGGCGCGCCACTCTCATTTCTGCCTTAGCAATTCCGACATCTTTGTTGGCGACGTTTATCGTCATGGCGATGTTTGGCTTTAACCTAGAAACGATTACCTTATTAGCTTTAGCCTTAGTTATTGGTAGTGTCATTGATGATGCAATTATTGATGTCGAAAACATCTTGCGGCACATCGAAGAAGGGCAAAGCCCTCGCCAAGCCGCACACCTAGCTACAGATGAAATCGGCTTAACAGTCGTCGCCACCACCGCCACAGCCATAGCGGTTTTCTTACCTATTGGTTTGATGGGTGGAGTCGTTGGACAGTTCTTCAAACCATTCGGGATCACTGTTTCCGCCTCCTATATCGCTTCTACATTGGTGGCTCGGACTTTATCACCAGTCCTATCTATTTACTGGCTAAAACCACCTGCGACAACTTCCCAACGCAGAGAACTAAACATTGGGGCATATTTTACCGAAGCTTATCGCAACTTACTGGCTTGGTCTTTGAACCACCGCACAATAGTTATTGCTTTAGCCGTCCTCAGTTTTGTTGCTGGAATTGCCATAATTCCCTTCATTCCCAAAGGCTTTATCCCTAAATTAGATCGCGGCGAATTCAACATTACCTACACTGCGCCTCTGCCTAAAATTCCTGATTTGGTGGACTTGCAGCAGTTAGCAAGACAAGGGAGCAAGGGAGCAGGGGAGCAAGGGAGCAGGGGAGAAAAAGTTCTGCCCAATCCCCAATCCCCAATCCCCAATCCCCAATCCCCAGTCCCCAATCCCCAATCCCCAATCCCAATCCCCAACCCTCTCAACGAATCCCTGGAGGTGGCGAAAAAACTAGAAGCGGTAGTGAAAACATACCCAGATGTGGAAACGGTGTTTACTACCGTTGGTTCTCGTGAGGGTGAGCCAAATAAAGGGACGCTCTATGTCAAGCTGAAGGAAGACCGCACAATTAAAACGGCGGAATTACAAGACCAATTACGCCAAAATTTACCTAAACTCCCTGGTGTAACTACCAGCGTGGAAGATATTCAATTTGTGGACACTGGCGGACAAAAACCTTTACAGGTAGCACTGCGGGGTAATGACCTGAAAGCTTTAAACGAAACCGCTAAGACCATTAAAGACCGAATTACCAAAATCCCAGGATTTGTGGATGTCACAGTTACAGGCGATACCAATACATCAGACCAAGTTTTTCAGATTGAACGGCTGAATAACGAACGGGTAGCATACATCAGTGCCAATTTAGGTAAGGATTTAACTTTGGGTGATGCTACAGATCAAATCGTCGCGGAAGCAAAATCTGTGTTACCTGCTGGTGTCACTTTAGACTTAGGAGGAGATTCTGCCCGTCAAAATGAAGTTTTTGGGAGTTTTGCTTCAACTTTGGTCTTATCGGCGTTGTGTATCATCGTTGTGTTGATACTACTGTTCAAAAGCTGGGTAGATCCCATAGTCATCGGTGTTTCTCTCCCCTTAGCGGTGGTGGGAGCAATGCTGGCGTTACTCTTTACTAAAAGTGATTTCGGGATGATTTCACTGATTGGCTTTGTGTTCTTATTGGGACTGGCAAACAAAAACGCCATTGTGTTGGTAGATTACATTAATCAATTACGCCAAGCTGGGTTAACACGTACAGAAGCCATCTTGAAAGCGGGGCCAGTCAGACTCAGACCAATTATGATGACCACTGTTTCCACTATCTTAGGGATGCTACCCATTGCTTTGGGTTTTGGTGCGGGTTCAGAATTGCGATCGCCTATGGCTGTAGCTATTGCCGGTGGTTTGGTCACATCTACCATTCTCAGCTTGATTGTTATCCCGGTAGTCTACGCCATTCTAGATGATTGGTTCCCCCGATTTAAAAAGGTGAAAAACTAATGCAAGTATTTGTCACAGGGGGGACTGGTTTCGTTGGCTCTCATGTGGTGCGCTTATTGTTGCAACAGGGATACCAAGTCAAAGCACTGGTACGCCCTAACAGTAACTTGGGCAACCTGCAAGGGTTAAACGTGGAAATTGTCAAGGGTAATCTCAATCATCCTGAATTGTGGCGACAGATGCTTGATTGCAACTATCTATTTCATGTCGCCGCCCATTATTCTCTGTGGCAAAAAGACCGGGATTTACTCTATCGTCACAACGTGGAAGGTACAGAAAATGTGCTAAATGCCGCCCAAAAAGCGGGGATTGAACGCACTGTCTACACCAGTTCCGTTGCAGCGATTGGCGTAGGTGCATCCGGTCAAGCAGTTGATGAGACGCACCAAAGCCCTGTAGAAAAGCTGATGGGGGATTACAAAAAATCTAAATTTCTGGCTGAACAAGTAGCTATCAAAGCCGTAGCCAATGGTCAAGATATCGTGATTGTTAATCCCAGTAGTCCAATTGGTTCATTGGATATCAAACCCACACCCACCGGTGAAATTATCTTGCGGTTTTTGCGACGACAAATGCCCGCCTACGTCAATACAGGACTCAACTTCATTGATGTAAGAGATGTAGCCTGGGGACACTTATTAGCGTTGCAAAAAGGAAAAACAGGCGATCGCTATATTTTAGGTCATCAAAACCTCTCTCTCAAACAATTACTAGAACAACTCGCAGACATCACAGGTATGCCAGCACCCCAAAGGACAGTCCCCTATTGGCTACCTTTCGGTGTCGCTTGGATTGACGAAAAGATCCTCGCTCCCCTAGGCAAAACTCCCTCAGTCCCCTTAGATGGTGTACGGATGGCACAGCAAACTATGTATTACGATGCCTCCAAAGCAGTCAAAGAATTAGGTTTACCCCAATCCCCAATCAATGTTGCCCTCAAAGAAGCGGTGAATTGGTTTGTAGCAAATGGCTATGTCGATTAAAGTTCGTAGTCAGGACTTTAGTCCTGACTACAAACTGTGGTTTGATCTATACAGAGAGGAGTAATTAACACAAATGGCGATTAATCTACAACAAGCTATAGACATTGGTAAGTATCTAGTAACTCAACGTCTTTTAGGACGTAAAAAGTTTCCTTTAGTATTAATGTTAGAACCACTATTTCGCTGTAATTTGGCCTGTTCTGGTTGTGGTAAGATTCAGCATCCAACAGAGATCCTCAAGCAAAACTTAACCCCAGAACAGTGTTTCGCCGCCGTGGAAGAATGCGGCGCACCGGTGGTATCAATTCCAGGAGGCGAACCGCTATTACATCCCCAAATTGACGAAATTGTCAAGGGATTAGTAGAACGCAAAAAGTATGTTTATTTGTGTACCAATGGTTTGTTGTTAGAAAAAAGCCTTGATAAGTTTCAGCCTTCCCCCTACTTAACTTTCAGTGTGCATCTCGATGGGATGCGGGAATGGCATGATCAATGTGTAGACCGTCAAGGGGTTTTTGATATTGCTGTCAAAGCCATCAAAGCCGCTAAAGCCAGAGGTTTTCGCGTCACCACCAACACAACTATTTTTGAAGGTTGTGACCCCAAAGAAATGCAGGAGTTTTTCGACTTTCTGGAAACCCTAAATACAGATGGGATGATGATTTCTCCTGGTTATAGCTATGAATGGGCCCCAGATCAAGACCATTTCCTCAAGCGGGAACAAACTCGCGCTTTGTTCAGAGAAATCCTTGCACCCTACAAATCAGGTCAGAAAAACTGGAATTTCAACCACAACCCCCTATTTATAGACTTTCTCGTTGGGGAAAAAGATTATGAATGTACACCTTGGGGTAGTCCTAGTTACAGTGTTTTAGGTTGGCAAAAACCCTGTTATCTATTAAATGAAGGACATTACACCACCTTTAAGGAATTACTAGAAGCCACCGACTGGAGTCAATACGGTCGCGCCAGTGGTAATCCCAAATGTGCTGATTGTATGGTTCACTGCGGCTATGAACCAACAGCCGCAATGGATGCGATGCAGCCGCAAAACATAGCCCGTTCTCTAGGGACTGTGTTTGGGAAGTAGTGCTGAGTAGGGAATGGGGCATTGGGCATTGGGAATTTTCTAGCTTGTCTGCCTTGTCCCCATTTCCCTGACTTGAAAGAGCAGGGGGAGCAGGGGTAGCAGGGGTAGCAGGGGAGGCAGGGGGAGAAAGACATCTTTCATGTTTGACTGTGAAACTTGCTTCATCGGGACTACCTTGATAAATGAAGAAATAGCAAACAATACCAAGAAAATATAGGTAATTACAAATGGCAGAGGCTAAAAATGTACTCGGTACAGACTTAGAGGTTTGCTGTACTTCTCCGATGACTGGGTTTTACCGTGATGGGTTTTGTTCCACAGGTGCTTATGATATGGGAATGCACGTTGTTTGCGCTCAAGTCACCGCCGAGTTTTTAGAGTTTACCAAATCACGAGGCAACGACCTCAGCACACCTTTTCCTGAGTATAATTTTCCTGGATTAAAGCCGGGCGATCGCTGGTGTTTATGCGCTTCCCGTTGGCAAGAAGCTCTAGAAGCTGGTGTTGCTCCCCCTGTAGTGCTGACTGCTACCCACGCTAGAGCTTTGGAAGTTTGTAATTTAGAGGATTTGAAAAAACACGCCTTCAGTGCTGAGTGCTAAGTGCTGTTAGGAGAAGCGGGGCGTGAGCAGTGTGCTGAGTGGGTAGAAATTCTCCTCTGCTCCTCTAATCCCCCTGCCTCATTGAGGAATGCGTTGGTGAGCTGTAACACTACACCATACGCCTGATAACTGATTACTGATTTAAGTACATCACCCAGCTGTCAAGTTGACAGTGTTGAGTTGCTTCAGTAGTGCTTCTACATCATTGCGACTGAGTTTTTCTTTACCGTTAGCTAAAGCTTCCAAAGTGCCATGTGCTAAAGCTAGGGGAATTTGGCAAAATTGCAACGCTGGGCCATTTGGTAAATTGCTGGTATAAGCATCTGCTAAAGCTAAATTACGCAGGGCATACTCTTGCATATTGGCTACACTCCAACCATCAGGAAAGAAACTTACCCCACGCCCTAAATCTTCAACATGGTTACGGAGAATGTTGACTGCTTGTAAGCCGCGACCAAAGCCAATGGCTTGAGTCCGGTTGGTTTGCGTGCCATCGTACCAAGTCCACAAATCGGAGAGTAATAATCCTACTGCACCCGCCACCCCAAAGGTATAACGGTCTAAGTCAGACTCTGTATGAACTTTCCAGTTAATTTCTGCCCAGTGAGCCATCCGGTCTGACATCGCCGCCGTTGCATCCCAAATGCGTGGTGCGATCGTCTCTGGTGCTAGTAGCGACCATTCTCTAATTCTCAAGGTGACTTCTTCTAAAATATCCTCGTAGCCGCTAAACCCTGCCGTAAAAGCATCTACGGGAAACCCATCCACCCCTGTCTGTAATGTCAAGCTAATCATGTTTAATAGCTTGGCTTTCGTAGAATTGTCTAATTCTGGATGATCCTCAATTTCATCTATGGCACGCATACACAAGTATGCTGATGCAACTGCCTCTTGTAATCCTGGCGGTAAAATACTAATGGGAATATAAAAAGTTCTGCTAGTCTGTTCGA carries:
- a CDS encoding phosphorylase family protein — translated: MLMSNLALVDKILVPQGSEYMAVCRGLKRVNAKQPIVQPIPIGIQPVKEYLQQWSKAEDFRQHISPKILVMGLCGSLNQQYKVGDIVLYQECLYQQQVQECNHPLTAKIHSALSENSERRKPPLRSSVTHHWLNAPLYCVRSLTSDRVICSATEKRYLGETMGVDVVDMEGFAALEFFNQIGVEVAMLRVVSDDCHHDIPDISAAINPDGSLQPLSLALRFMLQPIAATRLIRGSLQGLKVLEQVTQSLFSDGNVAL
- a CDS encoding DUF2237 family protein, with product MAEAKNVLGTDLEVCCTSPMTGFYRDGFCSTGAYDMGMHVVCAQVTAEFLEFTKSRGNDLSTPFPEYNFPGLKPGDRWCLCASRWQEALEAGVAPPVVLTATHARALEVCNLEDLKKHAFSAEC
- a CDS encoding efflux RND transporter permease subunit, with the translated sequence MAKLSGSKSARERFNISRLAIEFSWLTVSFWIAVAVAGFLAFSSLKYALFPDITFPVVVVNATAPLPNAVDTEAKLAIPIEERLRSLEGLEDIRSSSYPGQAAVSLSFAVGTNLETSTGNVETALKQLTLPQGANYKIIPLNLNESAAVSYAIESSTKNLNDLTKLANDKIIPAIAKLPGVLKVSLLGAPSPSSPINPTSTTTALPQGGATLVRFNGQNALAFQVIKRGDANTLEVVSRVEKEVQTLRNNLKDIKLTLAATQAEYIRDATQSTIDALIEAIVLAIVVIFPFLWNWRATLISALAIPTSLLATFIVMAMFGFNLETITLLALALVIGSVIDDAIIDVENILRHIEEGQSPRQAAHLATDEIGLTVVATTATAIAVFLPIGLMGGVVGQFFKPFGITVSASYIASTLVARTLSPVLSIYWLKPPATTSQRRELNIGAYFTEAYRNLLAWSLNHRTIVIALAVLSFVAGIAIIPFIPKGFIPKLDRGEFNITYTAPLPKIPDLVDLQQLARQGSKGAGEQGSRGEKVLPNPQSPIPNPQSPVPNPQSPIPIPNPLNESLEVAKKLEAVVKTYPDVETVFTTVGSREGEPNKGTLYVKLKEDRTIKTAELQDQLRQNLPKLPGVTTSVEDIQFVDTGGQKPLQVALRGNDLKALNETAKTIKDRITKIPGFVDVTVTGDTNTSDQVFQIERLNNERVAYISANLGKDLTLGDATDQIVAEAKSVLPAGVTLDLGGDSARQNEVFGSFASTLVLSALCIIVVLILLFKSWVDPIVIGVSLPLAVVGAMLALLFTKSDFGMISLIGFVFLLGLANKNAIVLVDYINQLRQAGLTRTEAILKAGPVRLRPIMMTTVSTILGMLPIALGFGAGSELRSPMAVAIAGGLVTSTILSLIVIPVVYAILDDWFPRFKKVKN
- the hpnH gene encoding adenosyl-hopene transferase HpnH, coding for MAINLQQAIDIGKYLVTQRLLGRKKFPLVLMLEPLFRCNLACSGCGKIQHPTEILKQNLTPEQCFAAVEECGAPVVSIPGGEPLLHPQIDEIVKGLVERKKYVYLCTNGLLLEKSLDKFQPSPYLTFSVHLDGMREWHDQCVDRQGVFDIAVKAIKAAKARGFRVTTNTTIFEGCDPKEMQEFFDFLETLNTDGMMISPGYSYEWAPDQDHFLKREQTRALFREILAPYKSGQKNWNFNHNPLFIDFLVGEKDYECTPWGSPSYSVLGWQKPCYLLNEGHYTTFKELLEATDWSQYGRASGNPKCADCMVHCGYEPTAAMDAMQPQNIARSLGTVFGK
- a CDS encoding squalene/phytoene synthase family protein; the protein is MDLRSDALQILEQTSRTFYIPISILPPGLQEAVASAYLCMRAIDEIEDHPELDNSTKAKLLNMISLTLQTGVDGFPVDAFTAGFSGYEDILEEVTLRIREWSLLAPETIAPRIWDATAAMSDRMAHWAEINWKVHTESDLDRYTFGVAGAVGLLLSDLWTWYDGTQTNRTQAIGFGRGLQAVNILRNHVEDLGRGVSFFPDGWSVANMQEYALRNLALADAYTSNLPNGPALQFCQIPLALAHGTLEALANGKEKLSRNDVEALLKQLNTVNLTAG
- the hpnA gene encoding hopanoid-associated sugar epimerase — its product is MQVFVTGGTGFVGSHVVRLLLQQGYQVKALVRPNSNLGNLQGLNVEIVKGNLNHPELWRQMLDCNYLFHVAAHYSLWQKDRDLLYRHNVEGTENVLNAAQKAGIERTVYTSSVAAIGVGASGQAVDETHQSPVEKLMGDYKKSKFLAEQVAIKAVANGQDIVIVNPSSPIGSLDIKPTPTGEIILRFLRRQMPAYVNTGLNFIDVRDVAWGHLLALQKGKTGDRYILGHQNLSLKQLLEQLADITGMPAPQRTVPYWLPFGVAWIDEKILAPLGKTPSVPLDGVRMAQQTMYYDASKAVKELGLPQSPINVALKEAVNWFVANGYVD